A window of Numenius arquata chromosome 6, bNumArq3.hap1.1, whole genome shotgun sequence contains these coding sequences:
- the LOC141465917 gene encoding uncharacterized protein, with protein MKKDIESLIAQEKAEIVAKYEKGRQEGAQIDPWEDADFTLYKVTDRFGFLHEQELPTRTALEEKQKQQEIERVDKWLKMLKKWGKYRNSDKMCRRVYKGIPLQVRGQVWSLLLDVEKMKEENDGKYEQMKEQAKSLSSEIKQIDLDVNRTFRNHIMFRDRYGVKQQALFHVLSAYSVYNTEVSYCQGMSQIAAILLMYLNEEDAFWALAQLLTNQRHAMHGFFIPGFPKLQRFQAHHEQILSKLFPKLKKHMDKEQMTTGIYTTKWFLQCFIDRTPFTLTLRLWDIYILEGERVLTAMAYTILKLHKKRLLKMSLEDLREFLQEKIAASLQYEDDAVIEQLQVSMTELRKMKFDLPPPAKPEEYPRKPLGLELSLNPVALKGNVAANGQNGQVGEHHPDKEPHPHRGPGAPGETTVVEERTPTLQGEAAEATNINLHPSGEGPPGEKGWVEPTKDRQPPFLLKANEMQAHHHLLPPEQPLLVPSHAMVDHESVSLPAPAKHGSSDSSLQNTPSPPDSSTAELSATDHAVWQPNPAAQTVEEQASSICKEKALDAPPHPLPGSWQQLSSASQHDGSPESKHGEEMAEKRCRAALLNKTDWKRLASKAASTGELANLQQNGPGSPTSPTHWLEGLGTLPAQGLAGGSVPILSGSESEAEGLGGGCPFQQSPSPAVEGNSPYTIIKTTTPLHLAHATEQDFSNRKQVALPLLETGRPLPATPTAPPLVLGPEEVDAQKSLQKPLNALKAPRPPLSPKPKLPPQVAKSRSENSFLSGSPPLAKLPKSVTF; from the exons TGAGCAGGAGCTGCCGACCCGCACGGCCTTGGAGGAGAAG CAAAAACAGCAGGAAATCGAACGTGTGGACAAGTGGCTAAAGATGCTGAAGAAGTGGGGCAAATACAGAAACAGTGACAAG ATGTGCCGGCGAGTGTACAAAGGTATCCCGCTTCAGGTGCGAGGTCAGGTCTGGTCGCTTCTGCTGGATGTCGAGAAGATGAAGGAGGAGAACGACGGAAAATATGAG caaATGAAAGAACAAGCAAAGAGCCTTTCTTCGGAAATCAAGCAGATAGATTTAGACGTTAACCGCACCTTCCGAAACCACATCATGTTTCGGGATCGCTACGGAGTGAA gcAACAGGCACTCTTCCATGTCCTGTCAGCATACTCGGTCTATAACACC GAAGTGAGCTACTGCCAAGGCATGAGCCAGATTGCAGCCATCCTCCTGATGTACTTAAACGAAGAGGACGCATTTTGGGCACTGGCGCAGCTGCTGACCAACCAGCGGCATGCCATGCACG GTTTCTTCATTCCTGGATTCCCGAAGCTGCAGAGATTTCAAGCTCACCACGAGCAGATTTTAAGCAAACTCTTTCCCAAACTGAAGAAGCATATG GACAAGGAGCAGATGACTACGGGGATTTACACAACCAAGTGGTTCCTGCAGTGTTTCATTGATCGG ACCCCCTTCACCCTCACCTTGCGGCTGTGGGATATCTACATCCTGGAAGGAGAGCGGGTGCTGACGGCCATGGCTTACACCATCCTCAAACTGCACAAAA AGCGCTTGCTGAAGATGTCACTAGAAGATTTACGGGAATTTCTGCAGGAGAAAATTGCTGCTTCCTTGCAGTACGAGGACGATGCTGTCATCGAGCAGCTGCAGGTGTCGATGACTGAGCTGCGCAAGATGAAATTTGACCTCCCCCCACCAG CAAAGCCTGAGGAGTACCCACGGAAACCCCTGGGCCTGGAGCTCTCCCTCAACCCAGTAGCCTTGAAAGGCAATGTGGCAGCCAATGGCCAGAATGGCCAGGTGGGCGAGCACCACCCGGACAAGGAGCCCCATCCCCACAGAGGTCCTGGGGCGCCGGGAGAAACAACGGTGGTGGAGGAGAGGACTCCCACCCTCCAGGGTGAAGCAGCTGAAGCAACGAACATCAACCTGCATCCTTCTGGTGAGGGGCCACCGGGAGAGAAGGGTTGGGTGGAGCCCACCAAGGACAGGCAGCCGCCGTTTCTTTTGAAGGCAAATGAAATGCAGGCCCATCACCACCTCCTGCCTCCAGAGCAGCCTCTTCTCGTTCCCAGCCATGCCATGGTGGATCATGAGTCGgtctccctccccgccccagccAAGCATGGCTCCTCGGACTCCTCTCTACAAAACACACCAAGTCCTCCTGACTCAAGCACCGCTGAGCTTTCTGCTACGGACCACGCGGTATGGCAGCCAAATCCTGCTGCCCAGACGGTGGAAGAACAAGCATCTTCCATCTGCAAAGAGAAAGCACTTGATGCACCCCCTCATCCTCTGCCGGGCAgctggcagcagctctccagTGCATCGCAGCATGACGGGTCCCCCGAGAGCAAGCACGGGGAGGAGATGGCTGAGAAACGCTGCAGAGCGGCGCTGCTGAACAAAACAGACTGGAAGCGCTTGGCATCCAAAGCTGCATCTACAGGGGAGCTTGCCAACCTGCAGCAGAATGGGCCAGggagccccaccagccccacgcACTGGCTGgagggcttggggacactgcCCGCACAGGGCCTGGCTGGTGGCAGCGTGCCCATCCTGTCTGGTAGCGAGTCGGAGGCAGAAGGGCTGGGTGGGGGCTGCCCCTTCCAGCAGTCGCCATCCCCCGCGGTGGAGGGGAACAGCCCCTACACCATTATCAAAACCACCACTCCCCTCCACCTGGCCCATGCAACAGAGCAGGACTTCTCAAACAGAAAGCAGGTGGCATTGCCTCTGCTGGAGACTGGACGTCCCCTGCCTGCCACCCCCACGGCACCACCTCTTGTGCTGGGCCCAGAGGAGGTAGATGCCCAAAAAAGCCTCCAGAAACCATTAAACGCACTGAAAGCCCCCCGACCCCCCCTGAGCCCTAAACCAAAATTACCACCACAGGTTGCCAAATCCCGCTCAGagaacagtttcctttcaggCTCTCCTCCCCTGGCAAAGCTGCCCAAATCGGTGACGTTTTAG
- the HRAS gene encoding GTPase HRas has protein sequence MTEYKLVVVGAGGVGKSALTIQLIQNHFVDEYDPTIEDSYRKQVVIDGETCLLDILDTAGQEEYSAMRDQYMRTGEGFLCVFAINNTKSFEDIHQYREQIKRVKDSDDVPMVLVGNKCDLPARTVETRQAQDLARSYGIPYIETSAKTRQGVEDAFYTLVREIRQHKLRKLNPPDESGPGCMNCKCVIS, from the exons ATGACCGAATAtaagctggtggtggtgggagctggTGGTGTTGGAAAGAGTGCTTTGACGATACAGCTCATTCAGAACCATTTCGTTGATGAGTATGACCCCACGATAGAG GATTCCTACAGAAAGCAAGTCGTCATCGATGGAGAGACCTGCTTGTTAGACATCTTGGATACTGCAGGGCAAGAGGAGTACAGTGCCATGAGAGATCAGTACATGAGAACGGGGGAAGGATTCCTCTGCGTCTTCGCCATCAACAACACCAAGTCCTTTGAAGATATTCACCAGTACAG GGAGCAGATCAAGAGGGTGAAAGACTCTGATGATGTTCCCATGGTGCTGGTGGGAAATAAATGTGACCTACCAGCCCGGACAGTTGAGACCCGGCAAGCGCAGGACCTGGCCCGGAGTTACGGGATCCCCTACATAGAAACATCTGCCAAAACCAGACAG GGCGTTGAAGATGCCTTTTACACCTTGGTGCGGGAGATCCGTCAGCACAAGCTGCGCAAGCTGAATCCCCCGGATGAGAGCGGCCCCGGCTGCATGAACTGTAAATGTGTGATATCGTGA